The DNA region CTCGGGGCGATGCTGCTGTTCGTGCTGCCGGTGCACTGGAACGCTCGCCGTTTCACGCTCACCTGGGAGGAGGCGGCCCGCATCGACTGGGGAATCGTGCTGCTCTACGGCGGCGGCCTGGCGATGGGCGACCTGGCGTTCTCGACGGGACTGGCGCGCGCCATCGGCGAGGGGATGACGGCCTGGTTGCCGGGGGCCGGGGTGGTCCTGCTCACGGCCGTGTTCACGGGCGTGGCGATCCTGCTCTCGGAGACCACCTCCAACACCGCCTCGGCCAACATGGTGGTGCCGGTCGCCATCGCGGTGGCGACGGCCTCGAAGGTGGACCCGATGCTGCCGGCGCTGGGGGCGACCCTCGGCGCCTCGATGGGCTTCATGATGCCCATCTCGACCGCGCCCAACGCCATCGTGTACAGCAGCGGGCACGTGCCGATCGGCGCGATGATCCGCTACGGCTTCTGGCTGGACGTGGCCGGCTTCGTGGCCATTGTCGGCGTGCTCGCGCTCATCGGCCCGCTCCTGTTCTGATCGCGGAAGCTGCGCCGGTCGCGAGCGGCGTCCTTCGCAGTTCCTGCCAGCCGACCCTGCCCCTCAGCGCCCGTGGCGGCCGCCTCGGGCCGCCGGCGCCGCCGCGCGCTCCTCGTCGAAGGTGCGGGTTGCGGCCCGAATCCGCTCGGTGAGGGGGGCGGCCAGCGCCAGGGCGTCGGCAAAGCGCTGGGCTTGCACCTGCGAGCGCGCTTCTTGCAGACCTTTCTCGCCGGCGGCAATCGTCTCCTGCAGGGTCTTGAACGCGGCGGTGGTCGACACGGCACGCCGACCGGTGGTCGGGCCGGCGGCGACGGCGGAGCCGAGGCGCTGCTGGGCGGTGGCAAGCGCGAGTTCGGCTTCGGTGAGGGCGCGCTCGGCCTGCCCGCGGGCGACGGCCTTCTTGTCTGCCGCCTCGCGGGCCGCATTCTGGGCCCGCTCGCGCGCGTCGAGGGCCTGGTTGAGGGCCTGACGGTAGTCGCGCTGGCCGACCGCCTCGTGGGAACGCCGCAGGGCGTCCTCGGCGGCGCTGAACTCCGCCGTCGCGTATTGCGGGGCGCCGGCGGCACGCGCCGTGGCGATGGCGCCTTCGGCTTGATCCATTTCCTTTTGCGGCGGCGCCGCGCAGGCGGCGACGGTCCCCAGAGCGAGCGCCGCGGCGAGGGCGCGCAGCACGGGTCGGCCCGTGCCCGGACGATCGAACATGCGCAGGAGTATACCGAGAGGGCGTAGTAGCATGTGGGGCTCGGCCCGGCGGCCGGCAGGGTCAGCGGGGGCGCGCCGGCCATGAAGGCGCTGGCACCCGAGGACCGGCCGCGCGAGAAACTGGTCGAACACGGGGCTCCGGCCCTCGGCGACAACGAGTTGCTCGCGATCGTCGTCGGACACGGCCATGGCGGGGCGAGTGCGCTGGACCTGGCCAATCGGCTCATGGGCGAGGTCGGGGGACTGCGGGGACTGGCGCGTGTCTCGCCAGCCGCCC from Luteitalea sp. TBR-22 includes:
- a CDS encoding DUF4398 domain-containing protein; the protein is MFDRPGTGRPVLRALAAALALGTVAACAAPPQKEMDQAEGAIATARAAGAPQYATAEFSAAEDALRRSHEAVGQRDYRQALNQALDARERAQNAAREAADKKAVARGQAERALTEAELALATAQQRLGSAVAAGPTTGRRAVSTTAAFKTLQETIAAGEKGLQEARSQVQAQRFADALALAAPLTERIRAATRTFDEERAAAPAARGGRHGR